The proteins below come from a single Vibrio cyclitrophicus genomic window:
- a CDS encoding YgiW/YdeI family stress tolerance OB fold protein: MKKTVLAIASTIILAPTFAMAGDHHSNSKHENAIAYTGPIETVSVATLLSDTSMFAEQDTVVDGKIVRQLKSDTFIFSDGQSEIQIELDDDIRLAAPLTADTKIRIFGEYEGGKTPEIEVDHIQVL; encoded by the coding sequence CTATCGCATCTACTATTATTCTTGCACCTACTTTCGCAATGGCTGGTGACCACCACAGCAATAGCAAACACGAGAACGCTATTGCTTACACAGGTCCAATAGAGACAGTTTCTGTTGCAACTCTACTTTCAGACACAAGTATGTTTGCAGAACAAGACACGGTTGTTGACGGCAAGATTGTTCGTCAGTTAAAAAGCGATACGTTTATCTTCTCTGACGGACAGAGCGAGATTCAAATTGAGTTGGACGATGACATCCGCCTAGCTGCACCGCTAACTGCAGACACAAAAATTCGTATCTTTGGCGAGTACGAAGGTGGCAAAACTCCTGAAATCGAAGTTGATCACATTCAAGTTCTTTAA